From bacterium, a single genomic window includes:
- a CDS encoding LysE family transporter, producing the protein MNLLWIFFTSFFVAFSGALSPGPLLAVTIVETYKNGVKTGPLLISGHAFLEFLLISIFFTGITQFLKNQLVFKIVAFFGCLVLIYMGFSMLIKKGLYMKEKGGKKNFSLPLKGIIASLSNPYWFLWWLTIGLTYFTISLKFGVKGVFLFFVGHI; encoded by the coding sequence ATGAACTTATTATGGATTTTTTTTACATCTTTTTTTGTTGCTTTTTCTGGTGCTTTGTCCCCTGGTCCTCTTCTCGCTGTTACGATTGTTGAAACATATAAAAATGGGGTAAAAACTGGACCATTGCTTATTTCAGGACATGCTTTTCTTGAATTTCTGTTAATTTCAATATTTTTTACAGGAATAACTCAATTTTTAAAAAATCAACTTGTTTTTAAAATTGTTGCTTTTTTCGGTTGTTTGGTTCTTATTTATATGGGATTTAGTATGCTTATAAAAAAGGGCCTGTATATGAAAGAAAAGGGGGGAAAGAAAAATTTCTCTCTACCATTGAAAGGAATTATTGCCTCTCTTTCAAACCCTTACTGGTTTTTGTGGTGGTTAACTATTGGATTAACATATTTCACTATTTCTTTGAAATTTGGAGTAAAAGGTGTTTTTTTATTTTTTGTTGGGCATATT
- a CDS encoding RsmE family RNA methyltransferase has protein sequence MKRIYLNRNDWLIEKDNVKIRGETYHYLKNVLRMKPNDIFAGFDGSGKEYLIEVSKMVKGIIYGKIIKAEKKFDIETPFDICLFQAVPKGKKMEQIVEGTAQLGVKKIYPVISKRVIVNIEDKKKEEKKIERWKKVCQQASKVSGRVIVPDVVSFMNFNDAIKIQKDIGIVFWEGESRILRDIIVEEKIKITENKKIHIFIGPEGGFDEEEISLAKENNFLISSLGKRILKVEIASIVATAIVIYEFEQILK, from the coding sequence ATGAAAAGAATTTACTTAAATAGAAATGATTGGTTAATTGAAAAAGATAATGTGAAAATTAGAGGGGAGACATATCATTATTTAAAAAATGTTTTAAGAATGAAACCAAATGATATTTTTGCTGGATTTGATGGTTCCGGAAAAGAATATTTAATTGAAGTTTCAAAAATGGTTAAAGGAATTATTTATGGGAAAATAATAAAAGCAGAGAAAAAATTTGATATAGAAACACCTTTTGATATTTGTTTATTTCAGGCAGTTCCAAAAGGAAAAAAGATGGAACAAATAGTAGAAGGGACTGCCCAATTAGGAGTAAAAAAAATTTATCCTGTTATAAGTAAAAGAGTTATTGTTAATATTGAAGATAAAAAAAAAGAAGAAAAGAAAATAGAAAGATGGAAAAAGGTTTGCCAACAGGCAAGCAAAGTATCAGGAAGAGTGATAGTTCCTGATGTGGTTTCTTTTATGAATTTCAATGATGCAATCAAAATACAGAAAGATATAGGAATTGTTTTCTGGGAAGGGGAAAGTAGAATTTTAAGAGATATTATAGTTGAAGAAAAAATAAAAATTACAGAAAATAAAAAAATTCACATTTTTATTGGACCAGAAGGTGGGTTTGATGAAGAAGAAATTTCATTAGCAAAAGAAAATAATTTTTTAATTTCTTCATTGGGAAAAAGAATTTTAAAGGTAGAAATTGCTTCTATTGTAGCAACTGCAATTGTAATTTATGAATTTGAACAAATACTGAAATGA